DNA from Borreliella burgdorferi B31:
TGGATATTAAAAAATCAGATATTATAACAATGGCTTCAATTAAGGGAGGAGTCGGAAAAAGTGTGCTTTCTATACTTTTTTCTTATGTATTAAAGGAATTGGGCAAAAAGGTGCTTCTAATTGATTTAGATCCACAAAATTCTTTAACTTCTTATTTTAATAGATATATTTCAAATATTGAAAAATATAATACATATAGTATGTTAAAAGGAGATTTCCATTTTAATGAATGCATTAAAAAAATTGATGATTATATATCTATAATCCCCTCTCACCCCATTTTGGGAAAATTTAATTCGGAAGCCATTGATTACAAAGAAGTTATTTTAGAACATCATTTAAATGAAAATATGCAAAACTATAATTTTGATTATGTTTTATTAGATACTCCTCCTAGTTTAGATTTTCTTTTAAAGAATGCCTTGAATGTTGCGGATTATATTGTGATTCCAGTTCAGGTAGAAATATGGTCAATAGAAAGTTTTACTATTTTGATTAACGCAGTTAATGATATTACAAAATTTAGAAAGAAAATATATAATATTTCTATTGTGGAAAACCAGTTTATAAAAAATAGAAACACGATAAAAGAAGTGGAGGACTTGCTTTATAAAGAATATAGAGAATATATTAAAGGCAAGATCCATTTTTCAAATAGTATAAAAGTTCTTATAAATGGACGATTAGAGCCCTCTAAAAAAGAAATGTATTATAGAGAAATAAAAGATACTTTAAAAAATATTTTTTCTTTATAGTTGGCATTTTTACTAACTATAAAGGTACTTATTTAGGGTTGTCCGATATCGGACAGATAATTTTACTAAAAATTATCTAAAAATAGGAGATAAAAATGAAGAAAAAAGACAATAAAAAGCAGGTAACTTTATATAAAAGGGTTGAAATCTCAACAGGCAAAGAATTAAGTTTAGGCAATAATCAAGATAAGGAATTGAGAAATTACAATGAGTTAAAAGAGCAGTTGAAATTAAATTTAAAATCCGATATTAATAATAAAATTCAAAGAATGAAAATTTTATATGAAATTAAGCAAAAAGAACTTTATAAGTATGATGGCTTCAAAAGTTTTAAACAGTTTATAGAATCTTATATAATTGCTAGAAGCCAAGCTTATATGTATTTGAAAATTTATGAGAAAGTTTTAGAAGGGATTATTTCTATTGAAAAAGTTAAAGAAATGGGTTTTGTAGCTACATATAAAAATATACTAAAAAATAGCTTGTCAGAGATATATAAAGAAAATATGGTTAAAGAAAACCCAGAAGAAGGTGTTGGCACCCAAAATAAATCTATTAGAATTTTAATGAAAGATGAAAAAGTTTATGATTTTTGCAAAAAAGATATCAAAAGAATCTACTTTATTTTAGAGAAGCTAATTAAAGATAAAAAAAATATCTTATCAGATCTTATAATTGAGTATGAAAATTATAAAAAAGATAAAAAGATAAAAGTGAGCTCTTGATTAAAATTGTATAATATATTATAATCAAACTAGGTTAGAGAGCTTTTCTCTCTCCGTGTTCAGTAGTAAAATATTTGCCCATAGGGGGCTTTTTTTGTGCCTACTATATATTAAAAAAATAATAAAGTATTTTCTACTTACAATTTCTATAAAATTTAGGTAGATATAAATTCAAAACAAAAGATTGTTAAAGTATTCTCACGAGATTAATCTTTTATTAAGCATTTATGCTTTTCTCATTAAATCTGATCAACCTTTTATCAGATTTAATTTTTAGGGTTTAGTAGAATTTTTATCAACAATAATTCTTTCATAAATTTTATTATTTTTATCAAATTTTAATTCAAGTAGCCTTTCAACTTTAATGGCGATCTCTTATGTCGCAGAAAATAAAAATTTTAATGTTAATAAATTGTATTTTTTATATTGATAAAAATACACAGAAACACGTAACAGATTTACAGATAAAAAGGAAAAATAAATCGCGTTATTTTTGATTTTTGAAATCCGAATTTTAGTTTTTGGTCAAAACGGGTAATATCATATTTTATTTAAAAATAAGCTTAATAAAATCTATAGAAATAAAATAAGATTACTTTAAGCACATAATAATATCTATCTTTATCTCAATAGCATTGTTGAGATTTAAAAAACCATTTATTTTTGTATTTATTTTAATTTTTTTACTCTTAATTTAATAAAATCAAACTTCAAATTTTGGATTTTTACGCAACTTTTTTACTATCCTAAGTTTATTAAGCAAAAAAATATTAACTTTATAAAGTTAATCTCAATAAATTTATTCTAATTAGTAAACATTTTACCAATTACTCTAGCATCATTTACTAATGACTTAGAATTATTATGGTTTACAATATCTACGGGCTATCTTCTGCAAACAAAATTCAGGCTTACAAATAAATACTCTTCGAAAGTAATTTCACACTTCAGCAGGCTACTTAAGCTTAAAAATACGCCCTGAAATCACCTTAAATTCTTGTTAATAATTTCATATTTTGAGCAATCTTTCACAAGTTCTTTGATTTCGAAAGAATTGTAATTATTAGATCTTTAAATTTGAAATCAAAGAATTTTTATACGAATGAATTGATTTGTTTACATGAAATCCTAGATTTTTAAATTTTTTAAGAATATTGATTGATGCTAATTTAATTATATTTGAATTTCTTTTTGGTTTTTTTGGAAAAGATGCGTTGACCATTATTAAGATTTTTTCTTTGAAATGAATAGTTTTTGTGCGCTGTTTGAATAGCATTAAACTCTTAAAAAATGTATCAAGCAGCTAAAGTCTTATATTTTTATTTTTTGCAGTTCTCTTTCTCCGCATTCACCTATGAAATAATATAATAATAAATACAATATTATGTTAAGTATATATTTCAGCATCATCTATAAAAATAATTTTAGGAAAGCTTGTTTTCAATGATTCGTCAAATTTAGTTTTATAGATATTTGAGCAAGGAATTATTTAGATATAACGATGCTTGAAAATATAAAAAAGAAAACCCAAAATACAAATTTATAAATTTTATAAATACCTTATTTTTAATGTCATTAAGAATGGATTGCTTTTATTATTCTTTTGTTACTTCTAAAATATCAACAGCAGATGTTATTTTAAATAGTTATATTTTTGCACCTTGTGAAAAGCAGATGTAAACAAGTGTTTTTCTAGAGTAAATTTTTTATGATAAGGGGGTACTGCTACACTATGTGATGTTGGTGTATGAATTTGTGTGAACCGCTATTTAAAATTAAATAATAAGCTTTTATAAAGTTAAGTAATAATTACAGCATTAAAGATAGATTATTGCCTTGCTATAAAGAATACATAAAGCATTTATATGGTTTAATTTCAATAATGCAGTACACCAGCAAATAAATACAATATTAAATTGTATTTATTAAAAATCATATTATATTGATATTAGATTGATATATTCAATTTTAATATATTGTATTACATAATATTATAGGATATAAAATAATACAATGTAAAATTTTAAGTAAGGAGAATATTTATGAAATATAATACGATTATAAGCATATTTGTTTGTTTGTTTTTAACTGCTTGCAATCCAGATTTTAACACAAATAAGAAAAGAACTCTAAGTAAGGGGATAATTTCAAATCAAGATGCAGATTCTGATAAAATAATAAAAAATAAATTACTTGATGATTTAATAAATTTAATAGAAAAAGCGAATGCAGATAGAGAAAAATATGTAAAAAAAATGGAAGAAGAACCTTCGGATCAATATGGAATGTTGGCTGTTTTTGGAGGTATGTATTGGGCAGAATCACCACGGGAATTAATATCTGATACAGGTAGTGAGAGATCTATTAGGTATAGAAGGCGTGTTTATAGTATTTTATTAAATGCTATTGAAACTAATGAATTAAAGAAATTTTCAGAAATTAGAATACTGTCAATAAAAGTACTAGAAATATTTAGCCTATTTAATCTATTTGGAAGTACTCTTGATGATGTGGTTGTTCACTTATATTCCAAAAAAGATACTCTAGGTAAACTAGATATTTCAAATTTAAAAAGACTTAAAAATTTGTTTGAAAAATTATTATCTATAAAAACAATCGTTTCAAAGATGTCAAAACGTCTTTTATTGGATTATCAAAATAATGAAAATTTTATAAAAACAGATAACGCCAAGCTTGGATCTTATGTGGTTGCACTTTCCAATCAAATTCAAGAAAAATATAATGAAGCAGAAAGGCTGAAAAGCGAGATAATTTTAATATATACCCTTTAAAGGGTATATATATCCACTTTCTGAGTCAATATTGGCATCCTTTCTCTCGGCAGCAGAACTAAATGCTTCACCACCACCAACGCTCTCCTAATATCAGTTAGTATCAATTGGATTATTATCGGCATCATTTAGCACACCATTATCATCTTTATCAGCATCCACAATAATCACATTTAATATCTACTCACTACTAACCTTGGTGGCATCATCAGTCAAGTTTTGCATTTACAATTTTTATAGATTTAAATAAATAACCTTATTACATTTTGAATTACATGGTAACAAAATTAAAAAAGATCATGAATATAAAGAAATAAAAGCTAAGACAGGCCCCGTATGAGGTTAAATTTATGTATTTTATTTAATAAATTATTTTCAACATATTTTGTATTATTATTTGTAATAATAGATATACTATAGTATGTTATGAATAAAAAGTTTTTATAAGAGGATAAATAATGAATTTGTTTAAAATTGAAGCTAATTATATTGATATCCTTAATAAGGAAATTTATCTAGCTAGTATAACGATTGCAAATGGTCATATTGTGAGCATGACAAAAATTAATGCAATATTAGATGAGTATATATTGCCAGGATTTATTGATGCACATATACATATAGAACGTTCTTTTTTTATTCCATCAAACTTTACGCATTTGGTAGTTCAACATAGCACTGTGGCGACAATTAGCGATCCTCATGAAATAGTAAATGTTTTTTTCCGCATTTAAAAAAGGCAGTAAAGGATTGAAAAATCTAATCAAGAAAGTTATAGAAAGAGTATGAAAGGTTTTTTATTGTTAAATTAATTAGGAGCTATTAATTATATGTCTAAGGAAGGTTTAAGGTTTATTGCTATAATGGAATAAGGAATTAAGGTGGTTGGGGGCAACTGTCCCGAAGTAAAGCTTGTAGATTATGCCCCGGCAGATGTCTTCCGGGTTTAAAAAATCTAAAAAGTTTTCATTAGATAAAGTAAGAAGTTATTTCTATTAATTTTTGATTTAGAAATATTAGTTTATTAAAATATTTAGACGCAAGCACTGCATTTCTAATTTCCTCGTCAAAATCACCTACTATTTTCTTATTTGAAAGTTTTTCTTTAAGTAACGCAACAAGGTATTCCCAAATTATCTCTTTATGGAATACTACAAGCTTCATGTTTTATATATAATGAGCAGCACTTCCTTTTAGTTCAAGTTCGTTAAGCATTTTCAAATCATACTGCACAGTGCACATACAAGCAGCCCTTTTGCTATCTTTTTTAAAAGTATGAGTGGCCCCTCCTATTCTGTAAATATCGCAAGCCTAATAACGCACAATCCCACATGTTTTTTGTAATTTTGATTTTTAGTGCTAATTGTCCAATATATAGACTTATATTATTATTTTATTTTAAAGTTTTTATTTAAGGCAGGTCTCTCTGTTCTTTAATATAGTGAACATTAATTCATTTTTTTATCTAAAAATTTTAACAATATTTTGTTCTATATATTTTTTTTTACAAAAACGATTTAAAATTATCAATTACCTAACATGGCATTGACTATATTAGGAATTTACAAACTAATTTTTTAGTTGTTAATCTATATTTTATTTATTTTTTAGATATGCTGCTTTGGGAAGTGTGACAATGTCTACGTTAATTATCCTAGTTCCATTATTGGGAGTAAATTCTAGTAATAAATGAATATGATCTTTATCGTGGCTGAATTCATTAAGGGCTATTTTCTACAAAAGCATATATTAAGCACTATTTGGTTTGGTAAAGAAAAAATGAACGCTCACTATTTATGCATCTTAACCTATAATTTCATAGAAATGGATGGGCGATAAAATATAATTAAATAATACTTAAGCCCCGCAAGATCTTGAATTAAATTATTATATTTATCTTTTATAACACTTAAATTACCAGGTTTTGTCCATATGACATAGCCTCCTCCTACAATTTTCAAGCCTCTCCTTCTTTTATTTGGTTTAAACCAGATTCTTCATCTCAACAAAATAAATATTGTTATTATCTTCTTAAAGGCTCTCTTAATGTAGCTTAAAGCCCAAAATTCAACTTAATAATTTGAAGAAAATATAGGGTTAAAAGCTTAAGTCAATTTCTGAAGGATCAAGTGTTAATTTTAAGAAAAATAGAGCTGGTTTCCCTAAAATTAGATTAAAAGAATCTTTAAAAGGGTTGAAATATATTAATTAAAATAGCATAATGATTTATGCTATTTTAACCACCATTTTAGTTGCTTTGCAAGTTAAAAGGCGGTAGTATGTGTTGATGTGGTTTAATTACGGCTATACTATATAAATGCTACTACTAATTTTTTATATAATCTTCCAATATTCTTTTTTATCATTTTGAATGAAGTTATTTAAATATAAATATTTATAGGATTTATTGTTTTATCATTATAAGGGTATACTAGTCCTAACTATGCTAATAATTGTCCTACGTGCTGATTTTGTTAAGGTTTTCGTTGTTATGCCATACAAACTTCATCTGAACTTGTAAATTTAATAGCACTCACTATCTTTTAATTTTTCTTTTTTTATATTTTTAAGAATTCTTCCAGCGTCTTTTATTCTAGAAGAAACTCTTGGTTATATTTATACAGTTATTTGCTCAAATATCCATAGAACTAAATTTTGCGAGTTCTTAAAAATAAATTTTCCTAAAATTATTTTTGTAGATAATACTGAAATATTTGAAATGCTCAATAAATTCGGAACAGAACTTATTAATTCTCATTTACTAAAAGTTATTTCAAATTAGACAATAATATTGAAAAACGTTTTTTAACCTTGGATAAAGATAAAAAACAAAATAAAATTATAGAAAAAATTTTTTACAAAGAAAAAACAAATGAGCTTTACCATAGCTTTTGACATTTTATATTACAAGAGCTGCTTGAACTAAATTTTTGGACTTGTTTCTTTTACAGAAGATCCTATAATATCTTGAAATATTCTATAAATTATTTACAACTTTAAAGTTTTAGAATCTTTAAGACAATAACCATAAAAAATCTATTCATAAGTATCCCATTTTTACAGCAATATACCTTGAAGTGTTGAAAAGCTTTAACTATCGATTTTTTTAATATCTTAGCACAAATCTATGTACTATTACTAATATAAGAGAGTCTTCTTTTAAAGAAGACTCTAATTTTAAATATTAATATATTTATATATTTTTTTTCCATTTTAAGACTTACTTAAAGCATTTTTTGCCTGTTCAACAACTTCTTTTATAAAGCTTCTTCTTCCTATTGCCTCACCTTTTTTAGAAGAATAATTTTCTAAGCACCTTAAAGCATCCTCTGCTCTATTTAAAGCCTTTTTAGATAATTGTGATGCTGCCCTATTTTTACTTTTTTCCAATCTTTTAATAATACCTTCTTTTAAGCTTTCCTTAGCTTCATCAAAAAAGAAAGCGGCAGATCTTATCTCTTGTTCTGCAGTATCAATGCAACCCATAATTTTATCAAGTTCGTCTCCTATCTTTAAATTATTTTGCAATTGTACTAGTTCCCTTATTTTATTTCTATTATTATGAGAATTTTTCATTAGTGATATTTTTTTATTCTGAATCTTAGTTATCACATCATAAAAATCACTTCTTATTAAAGTATATTCATGTTTAAGTGAGCACACATTCTCAATTAACTCGGGAAATCCAGATTCTCCAATAAGATTCTCTATATCTTTAATTGCTTTATCCGCTTGCTTTTCTTCCTCAGTAGAAGGGAAAAAATCCTCTTCTTTTATCTCTTTTTTTTGATTATGCTCAATTGAAATGGTTGGTATACCAATCCTATTATTAGATTCTCCTAAAGACACCGCAGATTCTACGGAGGGCGCCACTACAGGTTCTAAGGGGAGGGTGGTCACGTCTAAACCCTTGTCTTTCAATTTTTCCGAATTTTTAATAAAATCTTTTTTTTCTTTTTTATTTCCATATAAATTATTAATAGCATTTTCTTGAACGCCATTTAAAGCTTCTTTTATATCATTGTTATTTTTTTGTTCCTCTTTATTACCAGATAATTTAGAATTTAGATTACAAGACATCAATCCTATCGTTAACAATGTATATAAAAACATTTTTTTTTTCATAAAAATACTCTCCTTTCCCTTAATCAAGAATATATATTACAAATAATTATTCTTAATTAATACTAATTATTAATTAAGATTATATATCATTTTGTTTGAATTTCAATAAAATATAAATAAAATTAATTATATTTTATACTTTTTTGCTTATTAATCATTTGGAGAATATATGATAATCTCTGAACTACTATTTTGCTTTAAGAAGAAATTAATAAATTGTTTAAAACTAGAAAAATTTTCATATTTATAAATTTTTTTGCTTAATTTCATATAGAATTCATTCTTTGAATTTTATTATTAATATTGGACTAAAGCTTGATAAAAAAATAATATCAAATCAAAAATTTTAGATCCTATACCTGTAATATTAAGAAATCCTTTTTATGATGTAAAATTAAAAAACAATAATTTGAATATATTAGATTTAGCTAATGACTATAAAAAAATAAAAAATGAATTAATAAAGAAAAAAAGTTTAACAATGCTGAATTTTATTTATATTTTAACCCATTAAACTTTATAAAGGATTTATCAAAATCAATTTTTAGCTTTCTAATATTATTTTTATTAATAATAATTCTTTAATGAATTCTCTTATTTTGCCCAAATTTTAATTCAAAAAGCTTTCCAGTTTTAATAATAATCTTTTCTGGAAGCAGAAGAGAAAAGTTCTAATGTTAATAAATTGTATTCTTTTACAAACCCTATTTTAGGTAGTTTTATATAACCATTTTCTATTCTTATTGAGTTTTTTTGATTATTAGTTCTATAAGTTTGCCTATTTTTCTTACTTTTATACTTAGGAAATCCTTGCACTCTATTTCCTTTTTTAATTTCTCTAAAAAAATTACTATACGCAAAATTTAAGTCGATCCACGCGCTACAAAGAGCCAAACTATCAACTTCCTTTAAAAAAGGAAATTCTTCTTWATATTTACTTGGATAGGTAATAAGATTTTGTCTATTATTTTTATAATAATCTTTCTTATCACTTAACATTTTGTTATACAAAAATCTTACACATCCAAATACTTTTGAAAAATATTTTTTTTGATTGGTGTTGGGATATATTCTGCACTTATAAGCTTTATTAGCATTCATTATTTTTTATAATTATAAAATCATATTTTAACTTGCGTTACAAATTCATCTCCACCTAAATTTCATAGAAATTATAGGTGGAGTATTCTTTGTTATTTTTAGATAAAAATCTTTCGCATCTATATTATGTACTTCATCTTTACCCTCCACATTAGGCAGATTATCTTTATCATATTTAATTAATAACTTTTTTTAAAGGACAGTTGGAATCCGTTCATTCCAATGTCAAGATTGGGTTCAAATCCCGCAAGTTCATCAATGATTCGATTCATAAGATTTTTGTAGTATCGATCTTCAAATAGTACTGGCAAATAAATTGAGATTAAGTAGGATGATCCAAACGTGAGCATTCCTGAAAGTAGTAGTATCATCGAAGATATACTAGCAGGTTCTTTTTTCAGATTTTTCATTTGAATAACTCCAGTTGTTAAAAGGGTTAATCCTAGCAAATTAAATCCAAGCGTGCAGCCACCTCCAATATAATCTCCTTGGACAAAAGACCCCACTCCAAAAGGTAAAAATAAATTTAACATTACTGGAATCCATAGATCTATCAATTGTTCTTTTTCGTATTGCAAAAGAGCCTTTTTAGTCTTTTCGGGGTCTTTCAAAATTTTTTCTAATTTCTGGTTTTGAATGAACTCCTTTTCTCTTTCAGCATATTTCTGAATTTTATATTTTGAAGTGAAATTTAAAGCAAAGATTTGCATCGTTAAACTAAAAATTAATATTAATGTGAAAATTTTTTTCATATTAATATTACCTCCTAATAATTAAGTTTTGATATTTAAATAATAGTGCAATTTTTAGATTTTATTTTTGGAATTGAATTTTTTAAGATGTTGTTGAGCATACTTAGCTATGCTAAGCAGATTTTAATGTAGGGTTTGTAGAGTTTTAATAAACTCTTTTAGATTTGAAATTAT
Protein-coding regions in this window:
- a CDS encoding virulence associated lipoprotein; translation: MKYNTIISIFVCLFLTACNPDFNTNKKRTLSKGIISNQDADSDKIIKNKLLDDLINLIEKANADREKYVKKMEEEPSDQYGMLAVFGGMYWAESPRELISDTGSERSIRYRRRVYSILLNAIETNELKKFSEIRILSIKVLEIFSLFNLFGSTLDDVVVHLYSKKDTLGKLDISNLKRLKNLFEKLLSIKTIVSKMSKRLLLDYQNNENFIKTDNAKLGSYVVALSNQIQEKYNEAERLKSEIILIYTL
- a CDS encoding P13 family porin, whose translation is MKKIFTLILIFSLTMQIFALNFTSKYKIQKYAEREKEFIQNQKLEKILKDPEKTKKALLQYEKEQLIDLWIPVMLNLFLPFGVGSFVQGDYIGGGCTLGFNLLGLTLLTTGVIQMKNLKKEPASISSMILLLSGMLTFGSSYLISIYLPVLFEDRYYKNLMNRIIDELAGFEPNLDIGMNGFQLSFKKSY
- a CDS encoding ParA family protein; this encodes MDIKKSDIITMASIKGGVGKSVLSILFSYVLKELGKKVLLIDLDPQNSLTSYFNRYISNIEKYNTYSMLKGDFHFNECIKKIDDYISIIPSHPILGKFNSEAIDYKEVILEHHLNENMQNYNFDYVLLDTPPSLDFLLKNALNVADYIVIPVQVEIWSIESFTILINAVNDITKFRKKIYNISIVENQFIKNRNTIKEVEDLLYKEYREYIKGKIHFSNSIKVLINGRLEPSKKEMYYREIKDTLKNIFSL
- a CDS encoding P12 family lipoprotein, coding for MKKKMFLYTLLTIGLMSCNLNSKLSGNKEEQKNNNDIKEALNGVQENAINNLYGNKKEKKDFIKNSEKLKDKGLDVTTLPLEPVVAPSVESAVSLGESNNRIGIPTISIEHNQKKEIKEEDFFPSTEEEKQADKAIKDIENLIGESGFPELIENVCSLKHEYTLIRSDFYDVITKIQNKKISLMKNSHNNRNKIRELVQLQNNLKIGDELDKIMGCIDTAEQEIRSAAFFFDEAKESLKEGIIKRLEKSKNRAASQLSKKALNRAEDALRCLENYSSKKGEAIGRRSFIKEVVEQAKNALSKS
- a CDS encoding type ISP restriction/modification enzyme; translation: MHRTKFCEFLKINFPKIIFVDNTEIFEMLNKFGTELINSHLLKVISN
- a CDS encoding chromosome replication/partitioning protein, encoding MKKKDNKKQVTLYKRVEISTGKELSLGNNQDKELRNYNELKEQLKLNLKSDINNKIQRMKILYEIKQKELYKYDGFKSFKQFIESYIIARSQAYMYLKIYEKVLEGIISIEKVKEMGFVATYKNILKNSLSEIYKENMVKENPEEGVGTQNKSIRILMKDEKVYDFCKKDIKRIYFILEKLIKDKKNILSDLIIEYENYKKDKKIKVSS
- a CDS encoding amidohydrolase family protein, which codes for MNLFKIEANYIDILNKEIYLASITIANGHIVSMTKINAILDEYILPGFIDAHIHIERSFFIPSNFTHLVVQHSTVATISDPHEIVNVFFRI